The DNA sequence TTGGCCTCTCCGCCACAGTCCGGGACCCGCAGGGACTGGCCGACTGGCTGGATGTGCGCGGCGACGGGAAGGGCGTGCGCATCCTGCAGGCGGACGGCGGCGTCTCGGCAGACGTCGATATTCTCATTTCAAATCAACGCATTCCATGGAGCGGCCATTCCGGGCGCTTTGCCGTGCCGGAGGTTTATGAGGCCATCAAACGCGCGACGATGACACTGGTCTTCGTCAACACGCGCAGCCAGGCGGAACTGATGTTCCAGGAGCTGTGGAACGTGAACGAGGACGGCCTGCCGATCGCGCTGCACCACGGCTCCCTGTCGCGGGAACAGCGCACAAAGGTCGAGGCGGCCATGGCGGCCGGGCACCTGAAAGCCGTCGTCTGTACCTCGACGCTGGACCTTGGCATCGACTGGGGGGAGGTGGACCTCGTCATCCAGATGGGCGCGCCGAAAGGGGCCGCGCGCCTGATCCAGCGGATCGGCCGGGCCAATCACAGAATGGACGAGGCGAGCCGCGCCGTGCTGGTGCCGACCAACCGGTTCGAAGTGCTGGAATGCCGCGCGGCAGAGGCCGCCGTGGAAGCCGGAGAGATCGACGGCGAAGGCCTGCGCACCGGCGCACTGGACGTGCTGGCCCAGCATGTCATGGGCCGCGCCTGCGGCGACGGGTTCGACCTTGCGGAGCTGTACGACGAGATCGTCCGGGCCGGGCCGTATCAGGATCTCGACTGGGAAGCCTTTGAAAGGATTGTCGATTTTGTCGCCACCGGCGGCTACGCGCTGAAGACCTATGACCGCTATCACCGCATCGTGCGGCGGCCGGACGGGCGCTGGGTGGCGCGCACGCCGCGGGATGCGCAGGCCCACCGGATGAATGTCGGCGCCATCGTCGAGGCGCCCATGCTGGCCGTGCGGTTGGCGAGCTTCATCGGCAAACCGAAAGCGGGTGAGCAACGGGCTGTGCGTGCCGGCCACAAGCTGGGCGAGATGGAAGAGTACTTCCTGTCCCAGCTGACGCCCGGCGACACGTTCCTGTTTGGCGGCGAAGTGCTGCGCCTCGTCGGCATTGAGGGGCTGGACGCGCTGGTCGTGCGGGCGACCGGCGACCGGCCGGCCATCCCCAGCTATAATGGCGGCAAATTCCCGCTGACGACCTTCCTGGCCGACCGCGTGCGGCACATGATCCACAACCCTGACGAATGGCGCCACCTGCCGCAGCCGGTACAGGAATGGTTCGAGATCCAGCGCCTGCGCTCAGTGATCCCGCCGCCCGATCACCTTCTGGTCGAGACCTTCCCGCGCGGGGACCGGCACTACCTCGTCACCTATCCCTTTGAGGGGCGGCTGGCGCACCAGACCCTCGGCATGCTGCTGACCCGGCGGCTGGAGCGGATGGGCGCGAAGCCCACGGGATTTGTGGCCAGCGAATACGCCATGGCCGTCTGGGGCATGGAAGACTTAAGCCCTGTAAACATGGAAGAATTATTCCATCCGGACATGCTGGGCGACGACCTCGACGCCTGGCTGGACGAGAGCGCCCTGATGAAACGCACCTTCGGCCAGTGCGCGCAGATTTCCGGCCTGATCCACCGCAACCTGCCCGGCAAGGAGAAGAATTCGCGGCAGGTCAGCTTCTCCACAGACCTCATCTATGACGTGCTGCGCAGCCATGAGCCCGATCACGTCCTGCTGCAGGCGGCGCGGCAGGATGCGGCGACAGGCCTGCTGGATGTGCGGCGCCTGGGCGAAATGCTCCTGAGAATTCAAGGCAAGATCGACCATGTGCCGCTGGAACGGATCAGCCCTTTTGCCGTGCCCGTCATGCTCGAAATCGGCAAGGAGCCCGTCTTCGGCGCCAGCGTTCAGGACGCGATCCTCAGCGAAGCGGAAGACACGCTGGTGCGCGACGCCATGCGCATCGACTAGGGGGCAAGGTGTTGGATAGGCGGGCCTTCAGGCAATAAAGAACACCGTGAATACACCGTGTATAGAC is a window from the uncultured Hyphomonas sp. genome containing:
- a CDS encoding ligase-associated DNA damage response DEXH box helicase, with product MPDSAPPSAFTLPEPFAGWFGARGWQARPHQLALADASLAGESALLIAPTGGGKTLAGFLGSLIELSHPLPLAGEVSAKRTEGAGAASPVSPLRQPALPSATSPAGGGGRRPALHTLYISPLKALATDVQRNLMMPVEEMGLGLRIETRTGDTPSHVRQRQRKTPPDVLLTTPEQLALFIASDHAKEFFADLKCVIVDEIHAIAASKRGDLLSLGLATLASWAPACRFLGLSATVRDPQGLADWLDVRGDGKGVRILQADGGVSADVDILISNQRIPWSGHSGRFAVPEVYEAIKRATMTLVFVNTRSQAELMFQELWNVNEDGLPIALHHGSLSREQRTKVEAAMAAGHLKAVVCTSTLDLGIDWGEVDLVIQMGAPKGAARLIQRIGRANHRMDEASRAVLVPTNRFEVLECRAAEAAVEAGEIDGEGLRTGALDVLAQHVMGRACGDGFDLAELYDEIVRAGPYQDLDWEAFERIVDFVATGGYALKTYDRYHRIVRRPDGRWVARTPRDAQAHRMNVGAIVEAPMLAVRLASFIGKPKAGEQRAVRAGHKLGEMEEYFLSQLTPGDTFLFGGEVLRLVGIEGLDALVVRATGDRPAIPSYNGGKFPLTTFLADRVRHMIHNPDEWRHLPQPVQEWFEIQRLRSVIPPPDHLLVETFPRGDRHYLVTYPFEGRLAHQTLGMLLTRRLERMGAKPTGFVASEYAMAVWGMEDLSPVNMEELFHPDMLGDDLDAWLDESALMKRTFGQCAQISGLIHRNLPGKEKNSRQVSFSTDLIYDVLRSHEPDHVLLQAARQDAATGLLDVRRLGEMLLRIQGKIDHVPLERISPFAVPVMLEIGKEPVFGASVQDAILSEAEDTLVRDAMRID